The Pelagibacterium halotolerans B2 nucleotide sequence GGCGTTCGCCGGAGAAGATGTCGGGGTTAGAGCGGTTGACGGATGCGGCGCGCTCGGCTGGTCGGATACGGCGTTAATGTCTTTCAACGGATCGTCGAGCAGCCAAGCTGGCTGAGGGCCTCGCGATAGCGTTCACGCATGGCCGGATGCGGTGGTGCCAGCCGCACGACGACAGCAACGCTGTCGCCCTGCGCCTCCACGATCAGCAGTCCCTCGTCAATCTCGAAGCGCTGTTCGGCCAGAAGGCGCGTCTGGGCAGGATTGAAAAGTCCCATGTCGAGCAAGTCGCCAGATCCCGACCGATTGGTTGTGGCATAGATCACATGGCCGTCGCGGTTGAAAACCGAGACCGACCAGAAGGCCAGCGGCAGCTCGCCATTTACGATGCCTGGCCCGTCTCCGAGCTCCAGCCTGCACACGGCGTAGAGAAGTTCGGGGTCGAGGCCGAGGGGATTGGCTTCGCCGGGCGCGAGATCGTCGAGCACCACCGTGGTCTCGAGCGGAGCCATGGCCTCGAGCCGATGCCAGACGTCACGAACCGCGGCGTCGGGCAGCGTGAGAATGACGACAAGATGGATCAGCCCGCCCAGGACCACGCCGCCAAATATCCAGAACAGCAGCCGGCTCATTGGCAGGCCACCTTTTCAATGCTCGGCATCGCCTCGATTGTGGTGTTGGCCCCGGAAAACACCACGGCATCATAAAGGGTCAGGACCAGCCGGAACATTCCGTTGCCCTCGATTTCCAGCCAGTTTCCCGGCCCCATGGCCCGGCCGACGGTGGCGTTGAGCCCGCCATCGGCCCAGCGGGCCACCCTTTCGCTGTGCAATCCCGGCAGTTCGGGCGAGGCGGCGATGTTGACGCCGTCGGGGTCGGTTGCCACCAGGGTCCAGAAACTCGCGCCCGGCACTTTGCCGGTGAGGCGATACTGGCACCGCGCGTCCAGCGGATCGCCGGAATCGTCGGTGGCGGCGGTAAATTGCAGCCCTTCCGCATAGCCCAGTTGCAGCGTGCCTGTGCGCGCCAGATAGGCCCGGCTGTAGGGATCGGGCGTGGGTTGCCCGATGTCGGGCCACGCGGCCCATGCCCCCACCCGGACCGCCGCGAACAATCGCCCGTCCGTCAGCGCATAATAGCTTGTGCCGAACCCCACCGAGAGCGCGACCACGAGGCCAACCAGCAGTCGGAAAATCAACGCCAAACCTTACAGACTCTCGCTTGCGTCCGCGACGGGAGCGGTTGCCTGATCGATGGTTCCATCCCCGTTGTCGGCAAGGGATTGGCGCATTTGCTCGGAGAGATCAAGCAGCTTTATCGCTGCCGCCGGGGCCAGCGTGGGCGCCCGCTCGGGCGCTTGTTCTCCATCTTCACCGCCTTCGGCGTCGGCAATGATGAAGGGCCGGGGCTCCATATCGACCCCGAAGACCGGCTTCACCTCGATATTTGTATGCGCATAGGCCATGAATTTCTGCCAGCTCATGGCCGGCAGCGTGCCGCCGGTCAGATTGTTCATGGCCGTGTAATTGTCGTTGCCGTACCAGACCGATGCAACATAATTGCCCGTATAGCCCACATACCATGCGTCGCGGTACGAACTCGTCGTCCCGGTCTTGCCCGCGCTGGGCACGCCTTCCACGACCGCACGCCCGCCCGTTCCGCCATAATTGACGGCATTGAGAATGTCGTTCATCGACAGCACGATCTGCTCGTCGAGCAGACGTTCCCGGTTCTCGTCGGGATGGGCCTCATAGATCACCTCGCCGCGCAAGGTGGTGATGCGGGTGACCCCGAACCCGGTTGCCCGATAGCCGCCATTGGCAAACACTGCATAGGCCGAGGCCATATCGAGCGCACTGACCGATGCCACTCCCAGCGCCAGCGAACGGGTCACGGGAAATTCGTTGCGGATGCCCAGCCGATGCGCCATTTCGGCGATCGGTTCCCGGCCGGTCTGGGTGGACAGACGCACCGGCACGCTGTTGATCGACGCGGCCATGGCGGCTCGAATCGTCGTGGCACCGCGAAACGAGCGCCCATAATTTTGCGGGCACCAATTGCCGATGCAGATCGGCGAGTCCGAAATCGAACTGCGCGGCGTAAGACCGAGCATTTCGAACGCGGTTGCATAAACGAAAGGCTTGAAGGCCGATCCCGGCTGCCGGTTGGGCGCCACCGCGCGGTTGAACTGGCTTTGCCCGTAATCGGTACCGCCCACCATCGCCCGGACCGCACCATTATGCTCCATTGCCACCATGGCGCCCTGGTTGACGTTGTAGGCGGCGCCCTGTTCGCGCAGGACAGAAATTATCGCGTCTTCGGCATGCACCTGAAGATCGGGATCGATGGTTGTCCGCACCACGAACCCGACCTCGCTGCTGTCGCCAACGATGCGCTTGGTTTCCAGAAACGCCCAGTCGAGGAAATAATTGGGCGAATTGGCTTCCGCCGACCGGTCGATCGGTTCGGCCGGCCGCCGCCGTGCCGCCGTCACCTGGCCCTCGGTGAGATAGCCGCCATTGACCATGTTGGTCAGCACCACATTGGCCCGCCCGCGCGCCGCCGCGATGTCCATATGCGGGGCGAAGCGGGACGGAGCCTTGTAAAGCCCTGCCAGCATCGCCGCCTCGGCAAGGTCGATATCCTGGACCGGCTTTCCGAAATAAAATTCCGCAGCCGCGACAACGCCAATGGTGCCGCCCCCCATATAGGCGCGGTCGAGATAGAGCTTTAAGATTTCGTCCTTGGAATAATTGGCCTCGAGCCAGAAGGCGAGGAACAGCTCCTTGATCTTGCGCTCGAGCGTGCGTTCGTTGGACAGGAACAAGTTCTTGGCCAGTTGCTGGGTGATCGACGACCCGCCCTGCAGCCCTGAATCGCCTTCGGCGTTGGACAGCAGCGCGCGCACCGTGCCCCAGACGTCGATGCCGAAATGCTCGTAAAACCGCCGGTCCTCGGTGGCCAGCGTCGCCTTGATGAGGAAATCGGGGATTTCCGAGAGTGCCACCGAATCATCGGCGCGAACCCCGCGCCGTCCGATCTCATTGCCGTACCGGTCCAGAAAGATCACCGAATAGTCCTCGGCCCGGTTGAATTCGCCCGAAGCCGTCGCATCCATTGCCGAGAGCGCCAGCGCCACCATCAGAACCGAGCCCATGGCGCCAAAGCTCAGGGCGTCCGAAGCCAGCTCGACGAAAATCCGCCGCAACCCCCGCACCGAAAAATTGGAGAAGAAATCCTGAATCCTGGTATAGACTCGTCCGGTCGAGCGCATGCCGTCATAAAGGAACGAATCCAGCCACGCATCGGCCTCGAGCAGCCGGTTCTTGCCTTTGGCGCGCTTCTGCTTTGTGTAAAACGGGTCCTGCACCTTGGGCCTTTGCTGTTCGGCTTTGATTGATTGCCCGTCCGGGTGCGCTCGATCCCGAACCGATGCTATTGTATGGCGTTAAGCCCCCATGGGTCATCACAATTTTATGTGGTTTTGCCAACTGGGTTAAAAGTGTGGAGCTGGTGCCGCCAATGGCATTCTGGGATGAAAAGCCGCTTGAGGCCATGACCACCGAGGAGTGGGAGGCGCTGTGCGACGGCTGCGGCAAATGCTGCCTGCTCAAGCTCGAGGACGAGGACAGCGGCGAGATTTTTCCCGCCAACGTCCGCTGCAAGCTGCTCGACGGCGAAACCTGCGGCTGCTCGGACTATCCCAACCGCCAGGCCAAGGTGCCCGATTGCATCAAGCTCACGCCCGAAAAGGTGCACGAGATCGCCTGGATTCCCAAGAGCTGCGCCTATCGCCGCATCGCCGAGGGCAGGGGGCTGGCCTGGTGGCACCCGCTGGTCTCGGGCGATCCCGAAACCGTCCACGCCGCCGGCATCTCGGTCCGCGGCCGCACGATTGCCGAGGCGGACGCGGATACGTCCGATTGGGAAAGCCACATCATCGATTGGGTCGATTGGGAGCCTGCGGAATGACTTGCGTGGCGCCGCAAATTTAACTATGTACGCTGCACGAATTTAATCTCGCGGCGCCCCTGTCGGTTCCGCGCGGGCGTTTGCGTCATCTTCGATGACGCTCATCAACAGGGGACCCTCATGTACGGCTCGATCGAAATCCGCGGCGCGCGCGAAAACAATCTCAAGAACGTCTGCGTGGATATCCCCAAGCGCAAGATCACGGTTTTCACCGGCGTTTCGGGTTCGGGCAAATCCTCGCTGGTCTTCGATACCATCGCCGCTGAATCCCAGAGGCTCATCAACGAGACCTATCCCGCCTTCGTCCAGCAGTTCATGCCCCATTACGGCCAGCCCGACGCCGACTCGCTGGCCAACATCTCGGCGGCCATCATTGTCGACCAGCAGCGTCTCGGCGGCAATTCGCGCTCGACGGTGGCCACGGCGACCGACACGGCACAAATGCTGCGGGTCGTCTTTTCGCGCGCCGCGAACCCGGCGCTCGGCTCCCCGGGGTTTTATTCCTACAACGACCCGCGCGGCATGTGCGCCGAATGCGAGGGCATCGGCCAGGTCGCGGCCATGGACATGAGCGCGGTGGTGGACGAGGGCAAATCGCTCAAGCAAGGTGCCCTGCTCGCCAAGGGCTTCGAGGTCGATGGCTGGTGGTCGTCGATCTATTTCGGCTCGGGGCTCTTCGATACCGACAAGCCGATCCGCGATTTTACCGCCGACGAGCGCTCCATGCTTTTTGATCTCGACGATGGCCGCAAGGTCAAGGTCGGCAAGATCAACCTCACCTATCAGGGCGTCATCCCGCGTCTCAAGCGTTCCCTTGGCGACAAGGACCCCGAAAAACTCCAGCCGCACATGCGCGCGGAATACGAGCGGATATTCACCCGCAAGGTCTGCTCGTCATGCAACGGCACCCGCCTCAACGCCGAGGCGCTCGAAAGCCGGCTTTCCGGCAAAAACATCGCCGAGCTTTCTGCAATGCAGGTCAGCGACCTTGCCGCCTTCATCCGCGCGCTCGATGCGCCCAACGTCAAACCCATGCTCGATGCGCTTGCAGCCCGGCTCGACAATCTCGTCACCATCGGGCTCGGCTATCTCAGTCTCGATCGGGAAAGCTCCACGCTATCGGGCGGCGAAAGCCAGCGGGTCAAGATGGTCCGGCACCTGGGCTCGGGGTTAACCGACATGCTCTATGTATTCGACGAACCCAGCGTCGGCCTGCACCCCCATGACGTCGGCCGCCTCGCCGGGCTCATGGAGCAATTGCGCGACAAGGGCAACACCGTCCTCGTCGTCGAGCACAAGCCCGACATGATCGCCATTGCCGATCACATCGTCGATATGGGGCCGCTTGCCGGATCGAAGGGCGGGGAAGTGGTGTTCGAGGGCAATTTCGAGGGCCTGCTCGCCTCGGGCACGCTCACCGGTAACCACATGCGAAAGCACCAGCCGATCAAAACCGACGGCCGCAAGCCCAAGGGCAATATCGCCATCGAAAACGCCAGCCTCAACAATCTCAAGAACCTGTCGGTTCAAATCCCCACCGGGGTTCTTACGGTCGTCACCGGCGTCGCGGGATCGGGAAAGTCCTCGCTCATTCAGGGCTGCCTGCCCAGGGCGCACCCCGATACCGTCATTATCGACCAGAACCTCGCGCGCGGCTCGCGGCGCTCCAACACCGCAACCTATACCGGCGTTCTCGACAGCGTCCGCAAGGCCTTCGCCAAGGAAAACGGTGTCGAAGCGTCGCTCTTTTCGGCCAATTCCAAGGGGGCATGTCCCGATTGCAACGGGCTGGGCGTGATCTATACCGACCTGGCCCATCTCGATCCCATGGCGACGACGTGCGAAACCTGCGAGGGCAAGCGCTTCACCGATGAAGTTCTCACCTACACACTGCGCGGCCGGACCATTTCGGACGTCTATGATTTCGCTATCGCCGATGCGCTGGACTTTTTCACCGAGCCTGCCGTGGTCAAAATCCTCAAGGGTCTCGACGATGTCGGGCTGGGCTATCTGACGCTCGGCCAGCCGCTTTCGACCCTCTCGGGCGGCGAACGCCAGCGATTGAAGCTGGCCGCCGAACTGGGCCGCAAGGGACAGACCTATGTGCTCGACGAGCCCACCACGGGCTTGCACATGAACGATGTCGACACCCTGATCGGCCTGTTCGATCGCCTCGTGGACAACGGCTCGACGGTCATCGTCATCGAGCACAATCTCGATGTGATTTCCCGCGCCGACTGGACCATCGATCTCGGCCCCGGCGCCGGCCATGAAGGCGGTGCGGTCGTTTTTGAGGGTGCTCCGGCTGATTTGGCTCGCGCCGAAAAATCGCTTACAGGTCAACACCTTGCGGCGCATCAGACCTGATTTTATGCACCGGCGCGCGAAAAATATCGTGATGAACGCTTTCTGAATATCGAGTTCAGGGCCGGTTCCGGCCACACGCACTAAACCTGATCCTGCAAGAGACAACCGGCGGTACGCAACACCCGCCAACTCAACCAGGAGACGGAACAATGTTTAAAAAGATCGTCATCGCAGCCACCCTCGCTGCCAGCTTTGGTGCCATGAGCGCTCCCGCCATGGCCAACAACATTCACATCAACCAGTTCGGTTGGGGCCATTCGGCCGGCGGCACGCAGTCGGGCACCGGCAACACAATCGGCATCTTCCAGGATGGCTGGTGGAACTCCAGCACCAACCATCAGTCCGGCCACGGCAATGTTTCCGCCAGCGGCCAGACCGGCTGGAACAACGAGGCCGAGACCTGGCAGAACGGCAATTTCAACGAGGCCGGCGTTGGCCAGTTCGGGTCCAACCACACCTCCGTCCTGACCCAGGACGGCAATGGCAACGTCGCCGCCGGCGTCCAGGTCGGCAATGGCTGCACCGCCTCGGTCGATCAGAACGGGTCGGGCAATGTCGCCGCCTTCGTTCAGGTCTGCCCCTGACAGTTGTGAACGGCTCACCAAATTTCCCAGCCGGGCAGGGCGCTCAGCCCCCCGGCAATCAGGAAAGGACGCATCCGATGACCATCGATCGCCGCAAGGCCTATTCACTTTCCATTCTCGGCACCGCCGTGGCGCTCATTGCAGTGGGCACGGCCAGCTATGCCCGCTCGACTGACGACGTCGCAGACGCCACGCGGCCAGTCCCGTGCGAGGTGGTTTCGACCGCCGCCGGCAATGGCATGGCCCTCGAAGCCATCTACAATGCGCAGGGGCCCGCCAACGGCACCTATAGTCTTTCGGTCAAGTCTGTCGGCGGCGCCAACAGCGCCACCATCAAACAGGGTGGAGGCTTTGCCGCGCACGCTGCCGGACCGATCAGTCTCGGGCGCGTGTCGGTCGGCAACGCCCCTTCATACGACATTGCGCTGACCGTCGAAGTGGATGGGGTGACCCACTCCTGCCTCGATCCGCAGGGCAATTGGGCATGAAAACAGGGGCTCCGAACCGGAGCCCCCCTTTTTTCAGGCGTTTATCGAAGCTTTAGCGAACCTGCCGCAAGGTGAGACCCGAGAGCACACAATCTCCCGAAACGGCCAGTCCGCTCTCGCCGGCCTCGATTTCGCATTCGATCGGTGTGGGCACCGAACCGCCACCATCGATCTCCTCGATGATCAGCGATCCTTCACCCGCCGCGTAAGTGCCACTCAAGGCGGGCTCTGCCGCGTCGGCATCGAGCACCACGCCTTCCCAGGCGGCAAACGAGCCGTCATCGCCAAAAAGGAATGTCAGGCTGTTCGTGCCCTGGCCTTGTCCCACGAACCGGCCCGGTACGATGCCGCTCAGTGCAGCCTGTGCTGCTGCATCGCCTTCGTCCTGGAGCGCCGCGACTTCGGCTTCGGTAGCGGCGAGTTGGTCCGCGCGTTCGGAAAGTGTGGCCGTCAACGTATCGAGTTGCGCCTGCACCTCGTCACGCTGGGTTTGCGCGTCGGCGATCTGGCTTTCCAACTCGGTCCGTTGCCCGTCCAGTTCAGCCACCACTGTTTCAAGACTTTCACGCTGGTCTTCAAATTCCGCCTGGCTGGCCCGCAACTCGGCGAGTTGGCTCTGGGCCTGCGCCTGTGCTTCACGGGCCGCCTGCACTTCGCTTTCCAGTTCTGCCGAAGCGCGAGTGGCGTCGGCGGCTTCCTGGGTCAGTTGCGCAGCGGTCTCGCGCAGCTCTGCCTCCTCGCTACGCGCGGCCTGCAGCCGGCTCCCCACATCGGCAAGCTCGGCGGTGCTTTGGGCAATTCGGTCCTGCACTTCCGAGAACGAGCTCTCCGCTTCCGCCAGATTGGCCTGCAATTGCTCGATCCGATCCTCCCGCTCGCTCAGCGAGTCGGTGACGGTCTGGAGTTCGGCGTTGGCGCCCTCCAGCTCGGCCCGGGCCTCATCGCGTTCGGCAACCGCGCTCTCGCGCTCCGCGGTCAGCCTGTCGCGCTGTTCGGTCAGGCTGGCGACCTCGGCCTCCAGCTCCTCAAGGGTCATTCCCGACTCCTCCAGCGTGCGCAGGTCCGTCGCCAACTGGTCGCGCTCCGATGACAGCGTGTTGATCTCATTGCGCAGCCCGCCCGTGTTCGACGAGGACGCAAACCACAAGATGAGAAAGGCGGCCCAACCCACAACGGCTATGCCCCCAAGGGCGATAACGAGCGGGCTTTTCGAACGGGCGGGGGTTTCGGTGTCGTCCATGGCAAATCCTTTGGCTCTCCGCGGAGCAAATGGGAAAACGAAAATGTCAGGAGCGTCCCGGCGTGGCGCAATCCCTGAGCAGGGACAACAAGCAATGCGTGGCACGGGTTCCAATGTGGGAGGGCTTTGGCGCGGGCAGGCGAACCTTAACGCCAGATAAACGCACCCTTCGATGCCGGTTCAGCCCGGCTGTTTCATAGTCATGGTCATGGAGGCGCGAAGGGCGCCGCAAACACCCAAAGGAGTAGGACCATGGGCCGCAACATCAACACCGTAAAGGCCACCGGCCTCGCAATCATTATCGCGCTGGGCGCTTTGGCGGCCCCCGCCAACGCCGGTCAGGTCTCGATCAACCTCAACCCCGCCAATGCCGAACAGGCACAGATGATGCAGGCAGGGCTCGGCTTTTATGCCCTCTATAACGGCATCCAGAACGGTTCGATCACCCAGAACGGGGTCAACAACATGGCCGGCCTCGTGCAGGGCGGTAGCGGCAATCTCGGCATCGTCCATCAGGAAGGCAACAATCACAACGGCACGCTCAGCCAGCAGGGCGGCAACAACAGCTATGGTCTGTTCCAGTTCGGTGAGGGCACCGATGCCCACGTCAACCAGTCGGGTGGCCAGACAGGCCTGGGCTTCGTCTTCGGCTGGTGATCTGCCGGTTTCCGATTCAGGGCGCGGCCCTTCCGGCACGCGCCCTTCGTCATGCCGTTGATTTCCGGTCTTTATGGGCGTAAACGGTCCCGCGCCACGCTGGAGGGGCCGGGACATGCTTGGTGCAACAGCTTACGTCACCGCGTTTTTCACGCTCGTTCTTTCAGGCATGATGCTTGTTCCCATGCTGGCCGATCTCTCTGTCGGCAATCCCGACTGGCAGGCCTTTCTCATCTCCTCGCTTACAGCGGGGGTCCCGTCGGGCTTTCTCGTTCTGGCAACCCGGCGCGAAATGCCGCCCTTCAGTCTTAAATTCGGCTTCCTGCTCGTCAATATGATCTGGGCCTCCACCTCGATCGTCGCCGCCCTGCCGCTTTTCCTCTCGGGACTGTCCATCAGCTTTACCGATGCCGTTTTCGAGGCGACCTCGGGCATCACGACTACAGGTTCGACAATTCTTGCCGGCCTTGACGATATGCCGCCGGGCCTCCTGTTGTGGCGCTCGATGACGCAATGGTTCGGGGGGCTGGGCATCATCGCCATGGGCCTGCTGCTCCTGCCGTTCCTTCGCGTCGGTGGCATGCAGATCTATAAACTCGAATCCTCGGCCCAGGCCGATTCGCCGTTCGCCCGGTTCACCAAGTTCTCATGGGCCATGGTGGGGCTCTATCTCACCCTCTCGCTCGCCTGTGCGCTGGCCTATTGGTTCGCCGGTATGTCGAGCTTCGATGCAATCAATCACGCCATGGCGACCGTCTCGACCGGCGGCTATTCCACACACGATGCCTCGATGGGACATTTCGGGCTTCCGGTCCTGGTTGTCGGCATCGTCTTCATGATCGGCGGCGCATTGCCATTCATCGCAATCTTGCGTGCGGTCACGACCGGACGGATTTCGGCGGCCTTCGAGGCGCAGGTGCCGGTGTTGCTCTCGATCCTGGCGGTTTTGAGCTTCGTTGTCTTTTTGTCGGCGCTGGTCCACTGGCCGTCGGACCCAGGTGCACTGGGGGTCCATTCGGCGTTCAATATAGTGTCGGTGGTAACCACCACCGGATTTGCCTCGACCGACTACACGCTCTGGGGGTCCTTCGTGAACGTCGTTTTCCTGCTCGCCACGTTTCTCGGTGGCGCGGCGGGTTCGACCAGCGGGGGTATAAAGACCTACAGGCTCATCATAATTTACCAGTCGCTGCGCAACGGGCTCAAGGAACTGATCTATCCAAACGGCATATTCGTCGTCCGCTACGAGGGCCGCGAAGTGCCCTGGCAGGCAATCAAATCGGTGTACCATTTCATCGGGGCGTTTCTTGTGCTCCTTTTGGCCGTCACACTGGTTCTCGGCTTCACCGGGCTCGACGTCCTGACGGCCTTCACCGGCGCGCTCACCGCCCTCACAAATGTCGGTCCCGGCCTGGGCGAGATCATCGGCCCGGCGGGCAATTTCTCATCACTGGAGCCTTTGGCAAAATGGGCCCTGATCCTGGCCATGCTGGCCGGACGCCTTGAAATCCTTGCAATTCTCGTCCTGTTCAGCCCTGCCTTCTGGCGGCGCTGAGCCCATCGTCTCCTCGGCGCGGGCGCGATAACCGATTGCCGGCTTCTACTTGCCGGTCAGCTCTGCCAGCAATTTGGCAAGCGCGTCGAAGCTTTCGCCCATGCCCTCGGTCATGCCTGTTGCCAGCGAGGCGTCGCGCTGGCCCTTGGATTCATAGGTGATGGTCTGCTTGAGCCGAGTTCGGCCATTTTCGGCGTGAAATCCTGACTCGATGAGCATTTTTCCCATGCCGAAATCGTCATCGAACGTTTCGGTGGTCACCAGCCGGGACGGACGCTCGACCTCGTGAAAAATGCCCTTCAGCCCCATGCTCTGGCCGTCCGGACCCGACCACACATAGCGATAGGTTCCGCCGGGGCGCGGATCGATATCGCAGGTCGAAACCCACCACCCCTCCGTGCCGGTCATCCAGCGCCGGACGAGGTCGGGCTGGGTATAACAATCGAAAACCAGATCGGCAGGCGCATCGAACATCCGCTCGATGACGACTTCGAGATCGCTCGGCGTGGAAACCGAAAGAGTGGTGGAAAAGCTCATCAGTTCTGTTCCTTTTTGCGCTGCGCCTTCAACTCGTCCAGCAACGTATCCAGACGGGAAAAATTTGCTTCCCAGATCTCGCGATAATTCTCGAGCCAGTCCGTGGCTTCCTTGAGCGCGACGCCCTCGATCTTGACGGGGCGCTTCTGCGCATCGCGGCTGCGCGAGACCAGCCCGGCCCGCTCCAGCATCTTGATATGCTTGGAAATGGCCGGTTGGCTCATCTCGAAGGGCGCCGCCAGTTCCATCACCGTCGCCTCGCCCTTCGTCAGTCGCGCCAGGATGGCGCGCCTTGTGGGATCAGCCAGGGCGATAAATGTGGCGTCGAGGCGTTCGGATTCCGTCATTTCATAACCGTTTAGATTGATAGCTAAAAAGTTATATACGACGGCGCGGTCACGTCAATAGCTTGGTGTTGGGCGCAAAAGAAAATTGGAAAATTTGTCGGATCGGGCGAACCTGTCGCGTCCTTTATGCATCAACGCTGCAAATGGAGACGACAAATGACCGCCACCCCGAATACGGACAAGGAACTCGTGCTGGATCGCCTGATCGATGCGCCGCGCGACAAGGTTTACCGGTGCTGGACGGAGCCCGAACTGGTCAAGCAGTGGTTTGCCCCCAAGCCATGGTCCACCCCCAAGGTGGAAATCGACGTCCGCCCGGGCGGCGCGAGCACGGTCACGATGGCCGACCCCGAAGGCAATGAATATCCCAACCCGGGAATTTATCTCGAGGTCGTGCCCAACGAGAAGCTGGTCTTCACCGACGCGTTCACTGCGGGATGGCAACCGACCGACAAGGCGTTTTTCACCTGCGAGCTGACCTTCGCCGATGAAGGGGGCAAGACCCGATACATCGCCCGGGCCAAGCACTGGACGGTCGAAGACAAGCAGCAGCACGAGCAGATGGGCTTCCACGAAGGCTGGGGCATATGTGCCGACCAGCTAGAGGCCCTGGCCAGAACGCTCTGAAGGCGCGTTGCCGCTAGAGCATTTCCGCTTTTCTTCGAATCGCGAAAATCCTCGTAGTTGTTGTTTCGTCGCGCGTCCGAACCGCAAAACCGTTCCCACTTTTGCTGGACGCGCTCTAACGACCGTTTCGCTCGAGCCACGCCACGGCGTGCTCGAGCATTTCCCCGGCGTCCACGAGCAAGCTGTCCGCAGCCCCGATTCTGCCCCGCCGCCCGCGGCCGGTCTCAAGGTAAGTCGTTACGATCGCTGTAAAATAGTCGATACCGTCGAGCTGTGGTGCAACCGCGTCAGAGGTATCGAACTCCTCGCACTTCCGCCATATCGTTCCATCCGGGCCGGCAAACGGCACCTCCCAACGCTTG carries:
- a CDS encoding SRPBCC family protein; its protein translation is MSFSTTLSVSTPSDLEVVIERMFDAPADLVFDCYTQPDLVRRWMTGTEGWWVSTCDIDPRPGGTYRYVWSGPDGQSMGLKGIFHEVERPSRLVTTETFDDDFGMGKMLIESGFHAENGRTRLKQTITYESKGQRDASLATGMTEGMGESFDALAKLLAELTGK
- a CDS encoding SRPBCC family protein codes for the protein MTATPNTDKELVLDRLIDAPRDKVYRCWTEPELVKQWFAPKPWSTPKVEIDVRPGGASTVTMADPEGNEYPNPGIYLEVVPNEKLVFTDAFTAGWQPTDKAFFTCELTFADEGGKTRYIARAKHWTVEDKQQHEQMGFHEGWGICADQLEALARTL
- a CDS encoding TrkH family potassium uptake protein, with product MLGATAYVTAFFTLVLSGMMLVPMLADLSVGNPDWQAFLISSLTAGVPSGFLVLATRREMPPFSLKFGFLLVNMIWASTSIVAALPLFLSGLSISFTDAVFEATSGITTTGSTILAGLDDMPPGLLLWRSMTQWFGGLGIIAMGLLLLPFLRVGGMQIYKLESSAQADSPFARFTKFSWAMVGLYLTLSLACALAYWFAGMSSFDAINHAMATVSTGGYSTHDASMGHFGLPVLVVGIVFMIGGALPFIAILRAVTTGRISAAFEAQVPVLLSILAVLSFVVFLSALVHWPSDPGALGVHSAFNIVSVVTTTGFASTDYTLWGSFVNVVFLLATFLGGAAGSTSGGIKTYRLIIIYQSLRNGLKELIYPNGIFVVRYEGREVPWQAIKSVYHFIGAFLVLLLAVTLVLGFTGLDVLTAFTGALTALTNVGPGLGEIIGPAGNFSSLEPLAKWALILAMLAGRLEILAILVLFSPAFWRR
- a CDS encoding ArsR/SmtB family transcription factor; its protein translation is MTESERLDATFIALADPTRRAILARLTKGEATVMELAAPFEMSQPAISKHIKMLERAGLVSRSRDAQKRPVKIEGVALKEATDWLENYREIWEANFSRLDTLLDELKAQRKKEQN